The proteins below come from a single Aegilops tauschii subsp. strangulata cultivar AL8/78 chromosome 6, Aet v6.0, whole genome shotgun sequence genomic window:
- the LOC109767608 gene encoding 18.6 kDa class III heat shock protein, producing MAELLFAPAVAGLVHLPEVLERLAAADADHRDHAHHHAAHGHGHGHGHPRAQIGGVGGGAPVDIVETPGEYAFLLDVPGLSKSDIQVTLEEDNVLVMKSASNGGGANGKRKREEEEADCRYIRLERRASPRSFARKFRLPEDADAGAVAARCENGVLTVTVKKRPPPEKKTKSVQVAIA from the exons ATGGCCGAGCTGCTGTTTGCCCCCGCCGTGGCCGGCCTCGTCCACCTGCCGGAGGTGCTcgagcgcctcgccgccgcggaCGCCGACCACCGCGACCACGCCCACCACCACgccgcgcacgggcacgggcacgggcacggcCACCCACGCGCGCAGATTGggggcgtgggcggcggcgcgcCCGTGGACATCGTGGAGACCCCCGGCGAGTACGCTTTCCTGCTCGACGTCCCCGGCCTCTCCAAGTCCGACATCCAG GTGACTCTGGAGGAGGACAACGTGCTGGTGATGAAGAGCGCCAGCAACGGCGGCGGGGCCAACGGGAAGCGgaagcgggaggaggaggaggcggactgccGCTACATCCGGCTGGAGCGCCGCGCGTCGCCGCGGTCGTTCGCGCGCAAGTTCCGGCTGCCCGAGGACGCGGACGCCGGCGCCGTGGCCGCGCGCTGCGAGAACGGCGTGCTCACCGTCACCGTCAAGAAGCGGCCGCCGCCCGAGAAGAAGACCAAGTCCGTCCAGGTCGCCATCGCCTGA
- the LOC141026181 gene encoding uncharacterized protein, whose protein sequence is MECGLRANELWDAVDPGGNAFKKEGAEHRKDRQAASAIYSVMPMDVLQHLIAKETAKEAWDTLKLMFERHTRVKQANLQTLLRNYETLVMGDNESVDAFASRVATLVNRIRALGENLTETSVVRRFLRAAPPRYLQIVTAIE, encoded by the coding sequence ATGGAGTGTGGTCTCCGCGCCAACGAGCTATGGGACGCGGTCGACCCAGGAGGCAACGCGTTCAAGAAGGAGGGAGCCGAGCACCGGAAGGATCGGCAGGCGGCCTCGGCGATTTACTCGGTGATGCCGATGGATGTCCTCCAACACCTGATCGCCAAAGAAACGGCGAAGGAAGCGTGGGATACCTTGAAGCTCATGTTCGAGAGACACACCCGCGTCAAGCAAGCCAATCTCCAAACTCTCCTAAGGAACTATGAGACTTTGGTCATGGGCGACAATGAGTCCGTGGATGCGTTCGCTTCACGGGTGGCTACTCTCGTCAATCGGATTCGCGCGCTTGGTGAAAACCTCACGGAGACCTCGGTTGTCCGGCGGTTCTTGCGCGCAGCCCCTCCCCGGTACCTGCAAATTGTCACGGCGATCGAGTAG
- the LOC141026180 gene encoding uncharacterized protein codes for MRYSLGDGRNDENVMLTRAQWLALDSRRGGEGSSSNTRQDRAPKEQSKKNASDGAPKKKKFDKRKIKCHNCGIMGHFKSECKKPPKEKALLAKGGDDGDMMLMVEVCKLMDKDSPAPKAPATEVVTLIEEAVYLHDKKRMNTSRHVWYLDTGASNHMTGDKDQFSKLSVSVGGTVRFGDGRTVDIAGRGTVLFELKNGGHKVLTDVYYIPKLKSSIISLGQLEERGCKIVLEDGYLWGYDRQRMLIMKVQRSPNSLYVLNLDRVDPVCLLSSMDDSAWKWHARYGHLNFQALRQLGQKEMGTKAYRACNPSTNKVVVTRDVVFEEARSWNWNSTEPVYPSSDEIFNVVYDDYEHADIGDQPKTSSIASGAAENDGARHAPEAVAADAHEAAYGTPGSNARSAPGSARSAGQKNMSEGSDPSSGPTDGPEDGLESESREVSPGRSPHVASRRPEGHVHGIVGSPVRTPISRGSPGGRVASPRVLQSLENGSVATSDDDSSSSTVQETRERPPTSVRLRPVVDLYPKEALPKENPVKIKGRGRRCLLSVEEPTKFEDANTEECWRRAMDEELGSIQDNKTWELVDPPNDHKIIGLKWVYKVKKDAEGNLVKHKARLVAKGYVQEQGVDFEEVFAPVTRMESVSLVIALAAQESWRLHHMDVKSAFLNGELKEEVYVKQPTGYIKKGEEHKVLKLHKVLKLHKALYGLCQAPRAWNIKLDRTLVSLGFEKRPLEHAMYKRGKGKDRLLVGIYVDDLLITGADEEEIARFKLQMKELLKMSDLGLLTYYLGIEVHQKPEGITLCQEAYAKKILESCSMEDCNPSHVPMEPRLKLSKRSQAPAVDATEYRSVVGSLRYLVNTRPDLAYSVGVVSRFMEAPTTEHWAAVKQILRYIKGTTNFGCVYLREKRKEMVELLGYSDSDLAGDIDDRKSTSGVAYFLGRSIVSWLSQKQKVVALSSCEAEYIAAATAAGQGVWLERLLGDLTDKEPEGVVLYVDNKSTIALSKNPVHHDRSKHIDIRYHYIRDCVEEGKIEVNYICTDDQLADILTKSLGRQKFTEMRGRIGVQAVK; via the exons ATGCGGTACAGTCTCGGGGATGGGAGGAACGATGAGAATGTCATGCTCACACGGGCTCAGTGGCTGGCGCTGGACTCAAGGAGAGGAGGCGAGGGCTCTAGCAGCAACACTCGCCAAGATCGTGCGCCAAAAGAACAAAGTAAGAAGAACGCCAGCGACGGCGCtccgaagaagaagaagttcgACAAGCGCAAGATCAAGTGTCACAACTGTGGCATCATGGGGCACTTCAAGTCGGAGTGCAAGAAACCACCGAAGGAGAAAGCTCTCCTGGCCAAAGGAGGCGATGATGGAGACATGATGCTCATGGTCGAAGTATGCAAGCTAATGGACAAGGACAGTCCAGCTCCAAAGGCGCCGGCTACAGAGGTTGTCACGCTCATAGAGGAGGCAGTTTATCTTCACGATAAGAAGAGGATGAACACGTCGAGGCACGTGTGGTACCTCGACACGGGCGCTAGCAACCACATGACCGGCGACAAGGACCAGTTTTCTAAGCTCAGTGTTTCGGTGGGAGGCACGGTTCGGTTCGGCGACGGACGGACCGTTGACATCGCAGGGCGAGGTACTGTCCTGTTTGAGTTGAAGAACGGCGGTCACAAGGTACTCACGGATGTGTACTATATTCCCAAGCTAAAGAGCAGCATCATAAGTCTTGGTCAGCTCGAGGAGCGTGGTTGCAAGATTGTGCTCGAAGATGGCTATCTATGGGGGTATGACCGTCAGAGGATGCTAATTATGAAGGTGCAGAGGTCACCGAACAGCCTTTACGTCCTCAACTTAGATCGTGTGGATCCAGTATGTCTCTTGTCAAGCATGGACGACTCGGCATGGAAGTGGCACGCGCGCTACGGTCATCTAAATTTCCAGGCTCTTCGTCAACTTGGACAAAAGGAGATG GGAACAAAGGCATACCGTGCGTGCAACCCCTCGACCAATAAGGTGGTTGTGACGCGTGACGTGGTCTTTGAAGAAGCGAGGTCATGGAATTGGAACTCCACCGAGCCGGTATACCCGTCTTCCGATGAAATTTTCAACGTTGTTTACGATGATTATGAGCATGCAGACATTGGTGATCAACCGAAGACTTCGAGCATCGCGAGCGGCGCGGCAGAAAACGATGGCGCGAGGCACGCGCCAGAAGCAGTGGCGGCCGACGCGCACGAAGCTGCGTACGGCACGCCAGGCAGCAACGCACGCAGCGCCCCTGGTAGCGCTCGCTCAGCTGGCCAAAAGAACATGTCAGAGGGGAGCGACCCATCCAGTGGCCCAACTGATGGACCTGAAGATGGACTCGAGTCAGAGTCCAGAGAAGTCAGCCCAGGACGTAGCCCTCACGTTGCGTCAAGAAGGCCAGAAGGCCACGTGCATGGGATTGTTGGTTCTCCTGTACGTACACCAATCTCACGTGGTTCACCTGGTGGACGTGTAGCCAGCCCAAGGGTGCTCCAATCGCTTGAGAACGGAAGTGTGGCAACTTCAGATGATGATTCCTCGTCTTCGACTGTACAGGAGACAAGGGAACGTCCGCCGACATCAGTACGTCTTCGACCAGTGGTGGATTTATATCCAAAGGAAGCACTTCCAAAAGAAAATCCTGTGAAAATTAAAGGAAGAGGACGGCGTTGTCTGCTTAGCGTCGAGGAACCGACGAAATTTGAAGATGCAAACACGGAGGAGTGTTGGCGTCGTGCTATGGATGAGGAGTTGGGATCGATCCAAGACAACAAAACGTGGGAGCTCGTGGATCCACCCAACGACCATAAAATCATAGGGCTCAAGTGGGTGTACAAAGTCAAGAAAGATGCCGAAGGAAACTTGGTGAAGCATAAGGCAAGGCTCGTAGCCAAAGGATACGTGCAAGAGCAAGGTGTAGACTTCGAGGAAGTGTTCGCTCCTGTCACAAGGATGGAATCGGTGAGTCTAGTTATAGCTCTCGCGGCTCAAGAATCTTGGAGGCTACATCACATGGATGTAAAATCCGCTTTTTTGAACGGGGAGTTGAAAGAAGAAGTATATGTGAAGCAACCAACGGGTTACATCAAAAAAGGAGAGGAGCACAAGGTGTTGAAACTACACAAGGTGTTGAAACTACACAAGGCATTGTACGGGCTATGCCAAGCTCCTCGGGCGTGGAACATCAAGCTTGATCGTACACTAGTTTCTCTTGGTTTTGAGAAACGTCCACTTGAGCATGCTATGTATAAGCGAGGTAAAGGCAAGGATCGTCTCCTAGTGGGCATCTATGTTGATGATCTCTTGATAACTGGAGCAGATGAGGAGGAGATTGCTAGATTCAAGCTACAAATGAAGGAGCTTCTCAAGATGAGTGATCTAGGGCTCTTGACTTACTATCTCGGGATCGAGGTACATCAAAAGCCGGAGGGAATCACACTATGCCAGGAGGCATATGCAAAGAAGATTCTTGAAAGCTGTAGCATGGAGGACTGCAATCCAAGTCATGTTCCAATGGAGCCTCGACTTAAACTTAGCAAGAGGAGCCAAGCACCCGCGGTTGATGCAACGGAGTATAGAAGTGTGGTCGGAAGCCTAAGGTATCTTGTGAATACACGACCGGACTTGGCCTATTCCGTTGGCGTAGTGAGTCGCTTCATGGAAGCACCCACGACAGAACATTGGGCAGCTGTGAAACAAATACTCAGGTACATCAAAGGGACAACTAACTTCGGTTGTGTCTATTTGAGAGAGAAGCGGAAGGAGATGGTGGAGCTACTTGGCTACAGTGATAGCGACTTGGCAGGAGATATTGACGACCGTAAAAGTACCTCGGGCGTGGCATATTTCTTGGGAAGAAGCATAGTGAGTTGGCTATCACAAAAGCAGAAGGTGGTCGCATTATCATCCTGTGAAGCGGAGTATATTGCAGCTGCAACCGCGGCAGGTCAAGGTGTGTGGCTAGAAAGGCTACTCGGTGACCTCACTGACAAGGAACCGGAAGGAGTGGTGCTCTACGTTGACAACAAGTCCACGATTGCTCTATCTAAGAATCCAGTGCATCATGATAGAAGTAAGCACATTGATATAAGGTATCACTACATACGGGATTGTGTGGAAGAAGGCAAGATTGAAGTCAACTATATTTGCACCGACGATCAGCTTGCAGATATCCTGACCAAATCTTTGGGACGACAGAAGTTCACAGAGATGCGGGGAAGGATCGGCGTCCAAGCTGTGAAGTGA